A single region of the Legionella oakridgensis ATCC 33761 = DSM 21215 genome encodes:
- a CDS encoding IS66 family transposase, which yields MGWRIMKRCRHCHAKANRVDKPRRTGHNLLWRLFHYKQDVLRFFHDLAVPFTNNDAERDLRMMKCKQKISGGFRTAQGAEQFARIRGFISTIRKQGLSIISSIQSIFSGTIPVLSGI from the coding sequence ATGGGCTGGCGTATCATGAAACGCTGCCGCCATTGCCATGCAAAGGCAAACAGGGTCGACAAACCTCGACGGACAGGTCACAACCTCTTGTGGCGTTTATTTCATTACAAACAAGACGTTTTACGGTTTTTTCATGATCTGGCAGTTCCATTTACCAATAATGATGCTGAGCGTGATTTACGAATGATGAAATGCAAACAAAAAATATCCGGTGGTTTTCGGACCGCTCAAGGCGCTGAACAATTTGCTCGTATCCGAGGATTTATCAGTACGATCCGTAAACAAGGATTAAGCATTATCAGTTCCATCCAATCTATATTTTCTGGTACTATCCCTGTGTTATCAGGAATCTGA
- a CDS encoding TolC family protein — translation MIKQAFLIFMVIISLQGCNVHHAVPPVRIPEHFPSSTETYKHIDNLPYVRWWQQFDDPQLNRLMECGLRNNMDIHIALGNLQQARGELQQVKLSWIPMLKLFGGYSTNPALGVPGGFYGMWPYYTLNIAKQISLQNQAKWNVDYYRAAMDGTRLTLIGQIASAYFTLMAQKEQLRLLKQLDADVKELIVLSRKDIQIGLQNEIDLASVLVDERLIAAQMKPIEHNLVVSENALRYLINDNPGKIKSKNNFTHLDFSRIKPGSLPATVLNNRPDLKMARYAVKRSQAGIWSAYSDFFPALQLDDFLGEAHLPNSTFEQATDAYFQGVLDPATFGRIATRKGTYHADIANYIKTVRRILKEVDNDFSANKRFNELYAENLAAEKDYRHKYELQKGLLKAGLISYKVLLESKIYLDNLALSTNQAKLQLAMSMVMLYQDLAGGYKC, via the coding sequence ATGATCAAACAAGCATTTCTTATCTTCATGGTGATTATCAGCCTTCAAGGCTGCAATGTGCACCATGCTGTTCCCCCTGTTAGGATACCTGAGCACTTTCCTTCTAGCACCGAGACTTATAAACACATCGATAATTTACCCTACGTTCGCTGGTGGCAGCAGTTTGATGATCCTCAATTGAACCGTTTAATGGAGTGTGGTTTAAGAAATAATATGGATATTCACATCGCTTTGGGTAATTTGCAACAGGCTCGAGGGGAATTGCAGCAGGTTAAACTCAGTTGGATCCCAATGTTGAAGTTGTTTGGGGGGTATTCTACAAATCCGGCGTTAGGTGTGCCGGGAGGGTTTTATGGAATGTGGCCTTATTATACGTTAAATATTGCAAAACAGATAAGCTTGCAGAATCAGGCTAAATGGAATGTCGATTATTATCGAGCCGCAATGGACGGTACCCGCCTAACGCTTATTGGACAAATTGCTTCTGCTTATTTCACGTTAATGGCACAAAAAGAACAATTGCGTTTATTAAAACAATTGGATGCTGATGTAAAAGAACTTATTGTCCTTAGCCGTAAAGACATTCAAATTGGTCTGCAAAATGAGATTGATTTAGCCAGTGTGTTGGTGGATGAGAGACTGATAGCCGCTCAAATGAAACCTATTGAACATAATCTTGTGGTTAGTGAAAATGCCTTACGTTATTTAATCAATGACAATCCTGGAAAAATAAAAAGCAAAAATAATTTTACCCATCTGGATTTTAGCCGTATAAAGCCGGGCAGCTTACCGGCCACGGTTTTAAATAATCGACCTGATTTGAAAATGGCGCGCTATGCGGTTAAACGCTCTCAAGCGGGTATTTGGTCGGCTTATAGCGATTTTTTTCCAGCCCTGCAGCTGGATGATTTTCTGGGGGAAGCTCATTTGCCTAATAGCACGTTTGAGCAGGCAACGGATGCGTATTTCCAAGGAGTCCTTGATCCGGCTACGTTTGGTAGAATTGCTACCCGTAAAGGGACTTATCATGCCGACATAGCAAATTATATCAAAACAGTGCGTCGTATTTTAAAAGAGGTGGATAATGATTTTTCTGCCAATAAGCGCTTCAACGAGTTATACGCTGAAAATCTGGCTGCTGAAAAAGACTATCGCCATAAATATGAATTACAAAAAGGGCTATTAAAAGCTGGTTTAATATCTTATAAAGTATTATTGGAAAGCAAGATATATCTTGACAATCTGGCGCTGTCAACGAATCAGGCCAAGCTGCAATTGGCGATGTCTATGGTCATGCTGTATCAGGATTTGGCAGGTGGTTATAAATGTTAA
- a CDS encoding DUF6444 domain-containing protein, whose product MAARIAELEKRLNKNSSNSSKPPLK is encoded by the coding sequence ATAGCTGCACGAATAGCAGAGCTGGAAAAACGACTGAACAAGAATAGCAGCAACAGCTCAAAGCCCCCCCTCAAGTGA
- a CDS encoding DUF2490 domain-containing protein — protein MINHRLLGYILIFLTFPTWAVQNRYSFWSLMSVSGTIGSYSYDIQSQLRFNEHGTPIDQFLTNVSAGHSLAAQWAAWIGTTYVLNDLDALKNLKEIRLWEQLNWIYSQNPETLRINSRLEQRTASHYSGIANRLRERLIISFPLESKWRAVSYDEIFINFNRVSWITTKTLDQNRLYIGLEHKTSNVWQFGLGYIYQYVFSSPAQSNNILQASLFLNLDHFG, from the coding sequence ATGATTAATCATCGCTTGCTAGGTTATATTTTAATCTTTTTAACTTTCCCTACGTGGGCAGTGCAAAATCGCTACAGCTTCTGGTCCCTTATGTCCGTTTCTGGCACGATTGGTTCCTATTCCTATGATATTCAATCACAATTACGATTCAATGAACATGGTACCCCGATAGATCAATTTTTGACAAATGTAAGTGCGGGTCATTCTCTCGCTGCTCAATGGGCTGCCTGGATTGGCACAACGTATGTATTAAATGATCTGGATGCGCTGAAAAATCTCAAAGAAATCCGACTATGGGAACAATTAAATTGGATATACTCCCAAAATCCCGAGACATTAAGAATTAATTCCCGACTGGAACAACGAACAGCCAGTCATTATTCAGGAATCGCAAACCGTTTACGTGAACGACTGATAATCAGTTTCCCACTTGAATCTAAGTGGCGCGCGGTAAGCTACGATGAAATTTTTATTAATTTTAACCGAGTTTCCTGGATTACCACTAAAACGCTTGACCAAAACCGCCTATACATTGGCCTGGAACATAAAACATCGAACGTTTGGCAGTTTGGATTAGGTTACATATACCAATACGTCTTTTCTTCGCCCGCACAATCAAATAATATTTTACAAGCTTCTCTCTTTTTGAACTTGGACCATTTTGGTTAA
- a CDS encoding GIY-YIG nuclease family protein: MRTESYVYLLTNKHNNVLYTGVTNDLIRRVYEHKNKLVAGFTQKYNVDRLVYFEVCSGIVMAIEREKQIKGWSRKKKHDLINALNPEWNDLYPSLL; the protein is encoded by the coding sequence ATGCGTACGGAGTCTTACGTTTACCTTCTGACCAATAAACACAATAATGTTTTGTATACCGGTGTTACCAATGATTTGATACGCCGTGTTTATGAACACAAAAATAAACTGGTGGCTGGATTTACCCAAAAATACAATGTGGATCGACTGGTTTATTTTGAAGTTTGTTCAGGCATCGTCATGGCTATTGAGCGAGAAAAACAAATCAAAGGGTGGTCTCGAAAAAAGAAGCATGATTTGATTAATGCATTGAATCCTGAATGGAACGATTTGTATCCATCGCTACTTTAA
- a CDS encoding IS66 family transposase — MLTCPDCYGSLVSTPVIGIVKRQVFDIPLPKIEVTEHQAEVKYCECCNKTITAAFPAGVLAPVQYGEVIRSWSVYYQYQHFIPEDRLQQLFYDLYGIQLATATRTGYNRIAFDTLASFEESVLSAVKTAAVKNLDETGFRVAGKTQWLHVASTKTATYYHISPK; from the coding sequence TTGCTAACATGCCCGGATTGTTATGGTTCATTAGTTTCAACGCCGGTGATTGGAATTGTGAAGCGCCAGGTTTTTGATATTCCACTACCCAAAATTGAAGTCACGGAACATCAGGCTGAAGTAAAATATTGCGAGTGCTGTAATAAAACGATAACAGCAGCATTTCCTGCAGGTGTTCTTGCCCCTGTCCAATACGGTGAAGTTATTCGTAGTTGGAGCGTGTATTATCAATATCAGCATTTTATTCCAGAAGACAGGCTGCAACAGTTGTTTTATGACCTGTACGGAATTCAACTGGCTACTGCAACACGGACTGGATATAACCGGATTGCCTTTGATACATTGGCATCATTTGAAGAATCGGTATTGTCTGCAGTCAAAACTGCTGCCGTAAAAAACCTGGATGAAACAGGGTTTCGTGTGGCCGGAAAAACACAATGGTTGCATGTGGCATCGACTAAAACGGCAACTTATTATCACATATCTCCAAAATGA
- a CDS encoding HlyD family secretion protein translates to MTLPNIIIFIGLITALVYAFSFLFPFTDNSFVVNNVRPVAAQVSGFITHIDVKNGEYVHKGQRLFTVFKEPYQLAVEQLRADVESARAKWFALQTTYERDQKISENHEKIYIKLDQDDKKYRKGYEMKSISLITLQNSQQETQAAKDQWQASLKQLEIDKHYIKAQEKEIKSILARLKIAEVNLDLTDVRAQSNGVIQNLFYTVGAPIIINQPLFSLVDIDDIYIQANFNETDLRDVRKGAKALIFPRMYLGRKMFHGVVDSDYWSANRQEVDHRTQLQNVLNENQWILLPQRLPVIIKVTDPDPNYPLRVGTSAYVYIKAE, encoded by the coding sequence ATGACACTGCCCAATATCATTATTTTTATCGGATTGATTACGGCGCTCGTCTATGCTTTTTCATTTCTTTTTCCGTTTACTGATAATTCGTTTGTCGTCAATAACGTTCGACCCGTCGCGGCTCAGGTATCCGGTTTTATTACTCATATTGATGTAAAGAATGGCGAATATGTCCATAAAGGCCAGCGATTGTTTACCGTGTTTAAAGAGCCTTATCAATTGGCGGTTGAACAGTTGAGAGCAGATGTGGAGTCTGCTCGGGCAAAATGGTTTGCTTTGCAAACGACGTATGAACGTGATCAGAAAATCAGTGAAAATCATGAAAAAATATATATAAAGCTGGATCAAGATGATAAAAAATACCGAAAAGGGTATGAGATGAAATCTATTTCACTCATAACGCTGCAAAACTCCCAACAAGAGACACAAGCCGCCAAAGATCAATGGCAAGCCTCTTTGAAACAGTTAGAAATCGACAAGCATTACATTAAAGCACAGGAAAAAGAAATTAAATCCATCCTTGCCAGACTAAAAATTGCTGAAGTTAACCTGGATTTAACGGACGTACGTGCACAAAGTAATGGGGTGATTCAAAATTTATTTTATACGGTTGGTGCCCCGATCATTATCAATCAACCTTTGTTTTCTCTGGTTGATATCGATGATATTTATATTCAAGCTAATTTTAATGAAACCGATTTACGCGACGTTAGAAAAGGTGCCAAAGCTTTAATTTTTCCACGTATGTATCTGGGAAGAAAGATGTTTCATGGCGTTGTCGATTCAGATTACTGGTCTGCCAATCGACAAGAGGTGGACCATAGAACCCAGCTGCAAAACGTTCTTAATGAAAATCAATGGATATTGTTGCCGCAACGCTTACCGGTGATCATTAAAGTGACTGATCCCGATCCAAATTATCCCCTGAGAGTTGGGACCAGCGCGTATGTTTATATCAAAGCTGAGTGA
- a CDS encoding FUSC family protein yields the protein MQHALALKKRLEYARFSHLLIMFIIAVMIYAFSTLPHKWWIFLTILVISSGVEPGLIIRRSIHRIGGTLLALLFLIPLLYFLQLNYRLIPVFFIVAVIGMAVTSLNPGRYDICVFFITVVVFLLVAQTVEVVTPEGPVEMVLNRGICTIIGIMIIIAGDYFLFRAYRYSQKLYLYHQLMVYDFLRDIIVKIEQARLQEINSFQFIEQLRNEFNEHFAPIAISSENLKLDLKASAEMKQQVEIFQETIWKIRRLVFALCFSEVILPSPMATREHLHRYHQLMTKAHDALIHSEH from the coding sequence ATGCAGCATGCGCTTGCCTTAAAAAAAAGATTGGAATACGCACGATTCAGTCATTTGCTCATCATGTTTATTATAGCGGTCATGATTTATGCATTTTCCACCTTGCCTCATAAGTGGTGGATTTTTCTTACCATTTTAGTTATTAGTTCTGGTGTGGAGCCTGGGCTTATTATCCGGCGCTCGATTCATCGTATCGGCGGCACCTTGCTTGCTCTGTTGTTTTTAATTCCTTTGCTTTATTTTTTACAGCTGAATTATCGACTGATTCCGGTCTTTTTTATTGTTGCAGTCATTGGTATGGCAGTGACTTCACTAAACCCTGGTCGTTACGATATTTGTGTGTTTTTTATTACGGTGGTGGTGTTTTTATTGGTGGCTCAAACGGTTGAAGTCGTGACACCGGAAGGTCCCGTTGAAATGGTTCTTAATCGGGGCATATGCACCATCATTGGTATTATGATCATCATTGCGGGCGATTATTTTCTATTTCGTGCTTATCGTTATTCGCAAAAGCTTTATTTATATCATCAACTAATGGTGTATGATTTTCTGAGAGACATTATTGTAAAGATTGAGCAGGCTCGCTTGCAAGAAATCAATAGTTTTCAATTTATAGAACAATTGCGAAATGAATTTAATGAACATTTCGCGCCTATTGCCATTAGCTCTGAAAATTTAAAACTGGATTTAAAAGCCAGCGCTGAAATGAAACAACAAGTGGAAATCTTTCAGGAAACCATTTGGAAAATCAGGCGATTGGTTTTTGCATTGTGTTTTTCAGAAGTGATTTTGCCTTCTCCTATGGCTACTAGAGAACATCTTCACCGTTATCATCAATTAATGACTAAAGCACATGACGCGTTAATTCATAGTGAGCACTAG